One region of Pseudomonas sp. ABC1 genomic DNA includes:
- a CDS encoding MotA/TolQ/ExbB proton channel family protein: protein MWELVKSGGWVMLPIILCSIAALGIIIERLWTLRVSRVTPPNLLGQVWKWIQDRQLNNEKLRELRADSPLGEILAAGLANSKRGRDIMKESIEEAAGRVIHELERYLNALGTIAGITPLLGLLGTVLAMIDIFGAFMGNSSANPALLAGGIAKALITTASGLMVAIPALFFHRFLTRRVDELVVGMEQEAIKLVEVVQGDRNVDLTVEAPRKRGRRA, encoded by the coding sequence GTGTGGGAATTGGTTAAGTCGGGTGGCTGGGTGATGCTGCCGATCATCCTGTGTTCGATCGCTGCGCTTGGCATCATCATCGAGCGTCTATGGACCCTGCGTGTGAGCCGTGTGACGCCGCCGAACCTGCTCGGGCAGGTCTGGAAGTGGATACAGGACCGGCAACTGAACAACGAAAAGCTCAGGGAGTTGCGTGCCGACTCGCCGCTGGGGGAAATCCTCGCAGCGGGGCTGGCCAACTCCAAGCGTGGCCGCGACATCATGAAGGAGAGCATCGAGGAGGCCGCCGGTCGGGTGATCCATGAGCTGGAGCGCTACCTCAATGCCCTCGGCACCATTGCCGGCATCACGCCGCTGCTCGGGTTGCTGGGCACGGTGCTGGCGATGATCGACATCTTCGGTGCCTTCATGGGTAACAGCTCGGCCAACCCCGCGCTGCTCGCCGGGGGCATCGCCAAGGCGCTGATCACCACGGCATCCGGCCTGATGGTGGCGATTCCCGCACTGTTCTTCCATCGCTTCCTGACGCGTCGGGTCGACGAACTGGTGGTCGGCATGGAGCAGGAGGCGATCAAGCTGGTCGAGGTGGTGCAAGGGGATCGCAACGTCGATCTGACGGTCGAGGCGCCACGCAAGCGGGGGCGTCGAGCGTGA
- a CDS encoding lipoprotein-releasing ABC transporter permease subunit, which produces MFRPLSLYIGSRYTRAKRRNHFISFISLTSMIGLALGVLAMILVLSVMNGFQREMSSRILGMIPHAMLLGSGPLDDWQALAGKVEGDPAVLGAAPITQLEGMLSFKGAMQPIQIDGIEPGAQAAVSSLGEKMVGGRIEDLQAGEYGVIIGAMTARRFGLSLGDKLTLIVPEASATAGGVTPRMQRLNVVGVFRVGAEIDGSLAFVHRADAASILRWQPEQVQAVRLRLVDLYSAPQVAKRLAAQLSAESGENYRAEDWSLTQGSLFSAMKMEKTMIGLLLLLIVAVAAFNIIATLIMVVADKRADIAILRTLGATPRQIMAIFMVQGSIIGFTGTLIGSVLGVLGALNVSALVGWVESVSGRQVFSSDAYYISTLPSELQWADVLLVTLAAMLLSFLATLYPAWRAAQTQPAEALRYE; this is translated from the coding sequence ATGTTCCGCCCCCTCAGCCTCTACATCGGCAGTCGCTATACGCGAGCCAAGCGCCGTAACCATTTCATCTCGTTCATTTCCCTGACTTCGATGATCGGCCTGGCGCTCGGTGTGCTGGCGATGATCCTGGTGCTGTCGGTGATGAACGGTTTCCAGCGCGAAATGAGCTCGCGCATCCTTGGCATGATTCCCCACGCCATGCTGCTGGGGAGCGGCCCCCTGGATGACTGGCAGGCACTGGCGGGCAAGGTCGAGGGTGATCCGGCGGTGCTGGGCGCGGCGCCCATCACCCAGCTGGAAGGCATGCTGTCGTTCAAGGGCGCCATGCAGCCGATCCAGATCGACGGCATCGAGCCGGGTGCGCAGGCCGCTGTCTCCAGTCTTGGCGAGAAGATGGTCGGCGGCCGAATAGAGGACCTGCAAGCCGGCGAGTACGGTGTGATCATCGGCGCCATGACCGCGCGTCGCTTCGGCCTGTCGCTGGGTGACAAGCTGACGCTGATCGTGCCGGAGGCCAGCGCCACGGCGGGTGGCGTGACGCCACGCATGCAGCGCCTGAACGTCGTTGGCGTATTCCGTGTCGGAGCCGAGATCGACGGTAGCCTGGCCTTCGTCCACCGGGCGGATGCGGCGAGTATCCTGCGCTGGCAGCCGGAGCAGGTGCAGGCCGTGCGCTTGCGTCTGGTCGATCTCTACAGTGCGCCCCAGGTGGCGAAACGGTTGGCGGCGCAACTCTCTGCCGAGTCGGGCGAAAACTACCGGGCCGAGGACTGGTCCCTGACCCAGGGCAGCCTGTTCAGCGCGATGAAAATGGAGAAGACCATGATCGGCCTGCTGCTGTTGCTGATCGTGGCAGTGGCTGCCTTCAACATCATCGCGACCCTGATCATGGTGGTGGCCGACAAGCGTGCCGACATCGCGATCCTGCGTACCCTCGGCGCGACGCCCCGGCAGATCATGGCGATCTTCATGGTGCAGGGCAGCATCATCGGCTTCACCGGCACCCTGATCGGCAGCGTCCTGGGGGTGCTGGGGGCGCTCAACGTCAGTGCGCTGGTCGGCTGGGTCGAGAGTGTTTCCGGGCGCCAGGTGTTCTCTTCCGATGCCTACTACATCAGCACGCTGCCCTCCGAATTGCAGTGGGCGGACGTACTGCTGGTGACCCTGGCCGCCATGTTGCTGAGCTTCCTGGCCACCCTCTATCCCGCCTGGCGTGCTGCCCAGACCCAACCTGCGGAAGCCCTGCGCTACGAGTGA
- a CDS encoding biopolymer transporter ExbD, producing MKFKRRARENVDINLASLIDVVFILLLFFVVSTSFTRETQLAVDLPEAVTGERVEANEQRHLEVLVDAEGQYSLNGNVLLEQSLDGLMTALQKESAGDNSLPLVISADAKATHQAVITAMDAAGKLGFAHLRITTVEAHSP from the coding sequence GTGAAATTCAAGCGCAGGGCGAGGGAGAACGTCGATATCAACCTGGCTTCGTTGATCGACGTGGTATTTATCCTGCTGCTGTTCTTCGTGGTATCCACCAGCTTCACCCGGGAAACCCAACTGGCCGTCGACCTGCCGGAAGCGGTCACCGGTGAGCGGGTCGAGGCCAACGAGCAGCGGCATCTGGAAGTGCTGGTGGATGCCGAGGGGCAGTATTCGCTCAACGGTAACGTCCTGCTGGAGCAGAGCCTCGACGGCCTGATGACGGCATTGCAGAAAGAGTCGGCCGGCGATAACAGCCTGCCCCTGGTCATCAGTGCCGACGCCAAGGCTACCCACCAGGCGGTGATCACCGCCATGGATGCGGCCGGTAAGCTGGGCTTCGCCCACTTGCGCATCACCACCGTGGAGGCGCATTCGCCGTGA
- a CDS encoding lipoprotein-releasing ABC transporter permease subunit, whose translation MFRPLSVFIGARYTRAKRRSRFVSFISFTSMIGLALGVLVMILVLSVMNGFDHEMRTRVLGMVPHATIESSQPIDDWQALGKRLREHPQVLAVAPFIQAQGLLTHEGKVSKILINAIDPVAEHQVSIIDRFFREGSLEQLKAGEFGIVIGDKAALRLGVGVGDRITFVAPEVTVTPAGMFPRMKRFTVVGIFHVGAGEIDGYVALANHVDLARLHRWKPEQVQGLRLRFDDLFQAPKVAWELAGTLEGDFYARDWTRSHGNLYQAIRMEKAMIGLLLLLIVAVAAFNIISTLVMVVTDKRGDIAILRTLGATPRQIMGIFMVQGVIVGVVGTLIGAVLGILAALNVSAGVAALERLLGHKFLNADVYFIDYLPSQLMFADVLQVCAAALVLSFLATLYPAWRAARTQPAEALRYE comes from the coding sequence ATGTTCAGACCGCTGTCTGTCTTCATCGGCGCACGCTACACCCGCGCCAAGCGTCGTAGTCGCTTCGTCTCCTTCATATCCTTCACTTCGATGATCGGCCTGGCACTGGGCGTGCTGGTGATGATCCTGGTGCTGTCGGTGATGAATGGCTTCGACCATGAAATGCGTACCCGCGTGCTCGGTATGGTGCCCCACGCAACCATCGAGAGCTCGCAGCCGATCGACGATTGGCAAGCCTTGGGCAAGCGCCTGCGTGAGCATCCCCAGGTCCTTGCCGTGGCGCCGTTCATCCAGGCCCAGGGCCTGCTGACGCACGAGGGCAAGGTCAGCAAGATCCTCATCAACGCCATCGATCCGGTGGCCGAGCATCAGGTCTCGATCATCGACCGCTTCTTCCGCGAAGGCTCGTTGGAGCAGCTCAAGGCAGGCGAGTTCGGCATCGTCATTGGCGACAAGGCTGCCCTGCGCCTCGGCGTCGGAGTCGGCGACCGCATCACCTTCGTCGCGCCGGAAGTCACTGTGACGCCAGCGGGCATGTTCCCGCGCATGAAGCGCTTCACCGTGGTGGGTATCTTCCATGTCGGTGCCGGCGAGATCGACGGCTATGTGGCACTGGCCAACCATGTCGACCTGGCTCGCCTGCATCGCTGGAAACCCGAGCAGGTCCAGGGCCTGCGCCTGCGTTTCGACGACCTGTTCCAGGCGCCGAAAGTCGCCTGGGAGCTGGCGGGAACGCTAGAGGGCGACTTCTATGCGCGCGACTGGACGCGCTCCCATGGCAACCTCTACCAGGCGATCCGCATGGAGAAGGCGATGATCGGCCTGCTGTTGCTGCTGATCGTGGCGGTGGCGGCCTTCAACATCATCTCAACCCTGGTAATGGTGGTGACCGACAAGCGCGGCGATATCGCCATCCTGCGCACCCTCGGTGCCACGCCTCGGCAGATCATGGGCATCTTCATGGTGCAAGGCGTCATCGTCGGCGTGGTCGGTACGCTGATCGGCGCTGTGCTGGGCATCCTGGCGGCACTCAACGTGAGTGCCGGGGTGGCGGCGCTGGAGCGCCTGCTGGGACACAAGTTTCTCAATGCCGATGTCTATTTCATCGATTACCTGCCTTCGCAACTGATGTTCGCGGACGTGTTGCAGGTGTGTGCCGCGGCGCTCGTGCTGAGCTTCCTGGCCACCCTGTACCCGGCCTGGCGTGCCGCGCGCACCCAGCCGGCGGAGGCCTTGCGCTATGAGTGA
- a CDS encoding Trm112 family protein produces MDTKLLDILACPITKGPLKLSADKTELISKGAGLAFPIRDGIPVMLEGEARTLSAEERLEK; encoded by the coding sequence ATGGACACCAAACTGCTTGATATCCTCGCCTGCCCGATCACCAAGGGGCCGCTCAAGTTGAGCGCCGACAAGACCGAGCTGATCAGCAAGGGCGCCGGCTTGGCGTTTCCGATCCGCGACGGCATCCCGGTGATGCTCGAAGGCGAGGCCCGCACCCTGAGTGCCGAGGAGCGTCTGGAAAAATGA
- a CDS encoding DNA internalization-related competence protein ComEC/Rec2: protein MRTGIAALLAGLLTLRFLPVLPGALWLVGFGLLALGALCLPPFRLPALYALGLCWACASAQRALDDRLPDTHDGRTFWLEGRVVGLPEHQQGVVRFILEDVQSRHDGLPGRLRLAWHGGPAVRAGERWRVAARLKRPHGMVNPQSFDYEAWLLARRIGATGTIKAGRLLDEPMAVSAFRDRLRNRLLQVDAAGRAGALAALVVGDGSGLSTADWRVLQDTGTVHLMVISGQHVSLLAGWLYASVALLARWGLWPWRGPWWYGASALALAGALGYGWLAGFEVPVQRACAMVAAVLAWRLAFRHLGAWLPLALALLLVLLMEPLASLQAGFWLSFASVALLVLAFAGRVGRWRWWQVLWRAQWIMALGLLPMMLALGLPVSLSGPLANMLAVPWVGAVVPVALLGSLALPVPWLGETLLWIAGWALALLMDVLAFLASWQDVWIAPALSLRSLGCVTLGCLLLVSPSGVPGRALGVPLLLPLFFSGPEPPEPGQAEVWMFDVGQGSSMLVRTRHHALLYDAGARQGDFDLGERVVFPSMRHLGVSRLDALLLSHGDNDHAGGAGAIVRSMPVAEVISGEPQRISAELQARPCGSGRRWSWDGVDFSLWQWARAGNGNQASCVLSVEAGGERILLTGDIDSAAERAWLASSMAVPLDWLVLPHHGSRSSSSMALLAATSPSAVLISRSRHNAFGHPHPTVLARVRHIGAQVYDSAEQGAVRIRLGRFEAAWVARSQRRFWR from the coding sequence ATGCGCACAGGGATCGCGGCGCTGCTGGCCGGACTGCTGACATTGCGTTTCCTTCCCGTGCTGCCTGGGGCTTTGTGGCTGGTGGGGTTTGGGCTGCTGGCCCTGGGCGCCTTGTGTCTCCCTCCGTTCCGCCTGCCTGCGTTGTATGCCTTGGGGCTGTGCTGGGCATGTGCCAGTGCCCAGCGGGCCTTGGACGATCGCTTGCCCGATACGCACGATGGTCGAACTTTCTGGCTCGAAGGGCGGGTGGTCGGCCTGCCTGAGCACCAGCAGGGTGTGGTGCGTTTCATCCTTGAGGACGTGCAGTCGCGGCATGACGGCCTGCCGGGGCGGCTGCGCCTGGCCTGGCATGGCGGCCCCGCTGTGCGGGCCGGCGAGCGTTGGCGGGTGGCGGCGCGCCTGAAGCGCCCGCATGGCATGGTCAATCCGCAATCGTTCGACTACGAGGCCTGGTTGCTGGCCCGGCGCATTGGTGCCACCGGCACGATCAAGGCAGGGCGGTTGCTGGATGAGCCGATGGCGGTCTCCGCTTTTCGCGACCGATTGCGCAATCGTCTGTTGCAGGTGGATGCAGCGGGGAGGGCCGGTGCGCTGGCGGCGCTGGTCGTCGGTGATGGTTCGGGCCTGAGTACGGCGGACTGGCGGGTCTTGCAGGACACCGGCACGGTGCACCTGATGGTGATCTCCGGCCAGCATGTGAGCCTGCTGGCCGGCTGGCTATATGCCTCGGTCGCCCTGTTGGCGCGCTGGGGGCTGTGGCCGTGGCGCGGGCCCTGGTGGTATGGCGCCAGTGCCCTGGCTCTGGCGGGGGCGCTCGGTTACGGTTGGCTGGCCGGTTTCGAGGTGCCTGTGCAGCGGGCCTGTGCGATGGTTGCCGCCGTACTCGCCTGGAGGCTCGCCTTTCGTCATCTGGGCGCCTGGTTGCCGTTGGCGCTGGCTTTGCTGCTGGTCCTGCTGATGGAGCCCTTGGCCAGTCTGCAAGCCGGTTTCTGGCTGTCCTTCGCTTCGGTGGCGCTGTTGGTGCTGGCGTTCGCCGGTCGGGTCGGGCGCTGGCGTTGGTGGCAAGTGCTCTGGCGGGCGCAATGGATCATGGCGCTGGGCCTGTTGCCGATGATGCTGGCGCTGGGGTTGCCGGTCAGCCTCAGTGGGCCGCTGGCGAATATGCTGGCTGTGCCCTGGGTCGGAGCGGTGGTGCCAGTGGCTTTGTTGGGAAGCCTGGCGCTACCCGTGCCCTGGCTCGGTGAAACGTTGCTCTGGATCGCAGGCTGGGCGCTGGCCTTGCTGATGGATGTGCTGGCCTTCCTGGCGAGCTGGCAGGATGTCTGGATCGCGCCGGCCTTGAGCCTCCGGTCGCTCGGTTGCGTGACCCTGGGTTGCCTGCTGCTGGTGTCGCCCAGCGGTGTGCCGGGCCGGGCCTTGGGCGTACCGCTGCTGTTGCCGCTGTTTTTCAGCGGCCCGGAACCGCCAGAGCCGGGGCAGGCCGAAGTCTGGATGTTCGATGTGGGGCAGGGATCGTCCATGCTGGTGCGCACTCGGCATCATGCGCTGCTCTATGACGCAGGTGCTCGGCAGGGTGATTTCGATCTTGGCGAGCGGGTGGTCTTTCCGTCGATGCGTCACTTGGGCGTCAGCCGCCTGGATGCCTTGCTGTTGAGCCATGGCGACAACGACCATGCGGGTGGTGCCGGCGCGATCGTGCGGTCCATGCCGGTTGCCGAGGTGATCTCCGGGGAGCCGCAGCGTATTTCCGCCGAATTGCAGGCGCGGCCTTGTGGCAGTGGTCGGCGCTGGAGTTGGGACGGTGTCGATTTTTCACTCTGGCAATGGGCGCGGGCAGGCAATGGCAACCAGGCCTCCTGTGTGCTGTCGGTGGAGGCCGGTGGCGAGCGCATCCTGCTGACCGGCGACATCGACAGCGCTGCCGAGCGGGCGTGGCTGGCATCGTCGATGGCTGTCCCGCTGGACTGGCTGGTCTTGCCGCACCATGGCAGCCGCAGTTCATCCAGCATGGCCTTGCTGGCGGCCACTTCGCCTTCAGCGGTGCTGATTTCGCGCAGCCGACACAACGCGTTCGGGCACCCGCATCCAACAGTGCTGGCCAGGGTTCGGCACATTGGGGCACAGGTGTATGACAGTGCGGAGCAGGGGGCTGTGCGCATTCGCCTTGGCCGCTTCGAGGCCGCCTGGGTAGCGCGTTCGCAACGACGCTTCTGGCGATGA
- the lpxK gene encoding tetraacyldisaccharide 4'-kinase, with product MGLSDRLVRAWYAGHPALALLRPLESLYRWVTDRRRARFLAGEGDIYRAPVPVIVVGNITVGGTGKTPMILWLVEHCRSRGLRVGVVSRGYGAHPPTLPWRVEAGQPPEHCGDEPLLIVERCAVPLFIDSDRGRAIRALLTAEPVDLILCDDGLQHYRLARDLELVLIDAARGLGNGRCLPAGPLREPPERLREVDAVLFNGSPEPVGEGYGLVLRPSDLVELATGHALPLSHFPSGQRLHAVAGIGNPQRFFTTLEGLDWRPIAHPFADHARYTLEQLNFSPELPVIMTEKDAVKCQAFAPPGWTYLRVQACPSAAFVDWFDEQLSRLCNGRTDAKGCTHGHQTA from the coding sequence ATGGGCTTGAGCGACCGGCTGGTCCGGGCCTGGTATGCCGGGCATCCGGCCCTGGCCCTGTTGCGCCCGCTGGAATCGCTGTACCGCTGGGTCACCGACCGGCGGCGTGCACGGTTCCTGGCCGGCGAGGGGGATATCTACCGCGCCCCGGTGCCGGTGATCGTCGTCGGCAATATCACGGTCGGCGGGACTGGCAAGACGCCGATGATCCTCTGGCTGGTCGAGCATTGCCGCAGCCGAGGCTTGCGCGTCGGTGTCGTCAGCCGAGGCTATGGCGCGCATCCGCCGACGCTGCCTTGGCGGGTCGAGGCGGGACAACCACCTGAGCACTGTGGCGATGAGCCGCTGCTGATCGTCGAGCGTTGCGCCGTGCCCCTCTTTATCGACTCCGACCGTGGACGCGCCATACGTGCTCTGCTGACCGCCGAGCCGGTTGACCTGATCCTCTGCGACGATGGCCTGCAACATTACCGCCTGGCGCGTGACCTGGAGCTGGTGCTGATCGATGCCGCTCGTGGGTTGGGCAATGGCCGCTGCCTGCCTGCCGGGCCGCTCAGGGAGCCACCCGAGCGCCTGCGCGAAGTGGATGCCGTCCTGTTCAATGGCAGTCCGGAACCGGTGGGTGAGGGCTATGGGCTGGTGTTGCGTCCCAGTGATCTGGTGGAACTGGCCACGGGGCATGCCCTGCCTCTGAGCCATTTTCCATCGGGCCAGCGTCTGCATGCCGTGGCCGGTATCGGCAATCCGCAGCGTTTCTTCACTACGCTGGAAGGACTAGACTGGCGACCCATTGCCCACCCTTTCGCCGATCATGCCCGCTACACCCTGGAACAACTGAATTTCAGCCCGGAGCTGCCGGTGATCATGACCGAGAAAGATGCGGTCAAGTGCCAGGCCTTCGCGCCCCCTGGCTGGACCTATCTGCGTGTGCAGGCGTGCCCTTCGGCCGCCTTCGTCGATTGGTTCGATGAACAATTGTCGCGCCTGTGCAACGGGCGCACCGATGCCAAAGGATGTACCCATGGACACCAAACTGCTTGA
- the kdsB gene encoding 3-deoxy-manno-octulosonate cytidylyltransferase, with protein MTLAYTVVIPARYASTRLPGKPLLDIAGKPMVQHVWEQARLSAARRVVVATDDVRIAQACEAFGAEVLMTRAEHDSGTDRLAEVAGQLGLGADEIVVNVQGDEPLIPPSLIDQVARNLAAHPEAAIATLSEPLADAAALFNPNVVKVLADIDGLALTFSRAPLPWARDAFAAGEQDRLPEGVPYRRHIGIYAYRAGFLADFVGWGPCWLENTERLEQLRALWHGRRIHVADAVEAPPAGVDTEDDLVRVRHLLEA; from the coding sequence ATGACCCTCGCCTATACCGTGGTGATCCCCGCGCGCTACGCCTCGACCCGACTGCCGGGCAAGCCGTTGCTGGACATCGCCGGCAAGCCGATGGTCCAGCATGTCTGGGAGCAGGCGCGTCTCAGTGCGGCACGGCGCGTGGTAGTGGCCACCGACGATGTGCGGATCGCCCAGGCCTGCGAGGCCTTCGGCGCCGAGGTGTTGATGACACGCGCGGAGCATGATTCGGGCACCGATCGTCTGGCTGAAGTCGCTGGGCAATTGGGCTTGGGGGCGGACGAGATCGTGGTCAATGTCCAGGGTGACGAGCCACTGATTCCACCCAGTTTGATCGACCAGGTGGCCAGGAACCTGGCGGCGCACCCGGAAGCAGCCATCGCCACCCTGTCCGAGCCGCTGGCCGACGCGGCAGCGTTGTTCAATCCGAATGTGGTCAAGGTCCTTGCCGATATCGATGGCCTTGCGCTGACTTTCAGCCGCGCCCCGTTGCCCTGGGCGCGGGATGCCTTTGCGGCAGGCGAGCAGGACCGCTTGCCGGAAGGTGTGCCTTACCGTCGCCATATCGGCATCTACGCCTATCGTGCCGGTTTCCTGGCGGATTTCGTCGGCTGGGGTCCGTGCTGGCTGGAAAACACCGAGCGGCTGGAACAATTGCGTGCGCTCTGGCATGGCCGTCGTATCCATGTCGCCGATGCAGTCGAAGCGCCGCCGGCCGGTGTGGATACCGAGGATGATCTGGTGCGTGTCAGGCACCTCTTGGAGGCATGA
- the lolD gene encoding lipoprotein-releasing ABC transporter ATP-binding protein LolD, with product MNERGAGDAVLSCRNLGKRYEQGPESVAVLSGLNLELYPGQRVAIVGSSGSGKSTLLNLLGGLDTPSEGSVWLAGEELSALNEKARGLLRNRALGFVYQFHHLLAEFTALENVCMPLLIGTAPIAEARRKATELLTRVGLAHRLEHKPSELSGGERQRVAIARALANSPALVLLDEPTGNLDQHTAQGIKELMLELSTSMRTAFLVVTHDTQLASQMDMTLRLEGGHLVVA from the coding sequence ATGAATGAGCGGGGAGCGGGCGACGCCGTACTGAGCTGTCGCAACCTGGGCAAGCGTTACGAGCAGGGTCCGGAGTCGGTGGCGGTACTGAGCGGGCTCAACCTGGAGCTGTATCCGGGGCAGCGCGTGGCCATCGTCGGCAGTTCCGGATCGGGCAAGAGTACGCTGCTCAATCTGCTGGGCGGCCTGGATACGCCGAGCGAGGGCAGCGTCTGGCTGGCCGGTGAGGAGCTGTCGGCACTCAACGAGAAAGCGCGGGGGTTGCTGCGTAACCGGGCATTGGGCTTCGTCTACCAGTTTCACCACCTGCTGGCCGAGTTCACCGCACTGGAGAACGTCTGCATGCCGCTGCTGATCGGTACGGCGCCGATCGCCGAAGCGCGGCGCAAGGCTACTGAGCTGCTGACCCGTGTCGGCCTGGCCCATCGGCTCGAACACAAGCCCTCGGAGCTGTCCGGCGGCGAGCGGCAGCGCGTGGCGATCGCCCGTGCACTGGCCAACAGCCCGGCTCTGGTGCTGCTCGACGAGCCGACCGGCAACCTCGACCAGCACACGGCGCAAGGCATCAAGGAACTGATGCTGGAGCTGAGTACGTCGATGCGCACGGCGTTCCTGGTGGTGACCCACGATACGCAACTGGCTTCCCAGATGGACATGACCCTGCGCCTGGAAGGCGGGCACCTGGTGGTGGCCTGA
- a CDS encoding low molecular weight protein-tyrosine-phosphatase, which translates to MRVLFVCLGNICRSPTAEGVFRRKVEQAGLSDRLQIDSAGTAAWHIGKAPDERTCRAARARGYELSGLRARQVEAGDFQRFDLILAMDAQNLADLQRLRPAKGGAELDLLLRRYALALDEVPDPYYGGHEGFEQVLDLLEQASDALLADIRGRL; encoded by the coding sequence ATGCGGGTTCTGTTCGTCTGTCTCGGCAATATCTGTCGCTCTCCCACCGCCGAGGGCGTGTTTCGTCGCAAGGTCGAGCAGGCCGGGTTGTCCGACAGGCTGCAGATCGACTCGGCGGGCACGGCCGCCTGGCATATCGGCAAGGCGCCCGACGAGCGTACCTGCCGAGCGGCGCGTGCGCGTGGCTATGAACTGTCCGGTTTGCGCGCTCGGCAGGTCGAAGCTGGGGATTTCCAGCGTTTCGACCTGATCCTGGCGATGGATGCGCAGAACCTGGCTGATCTCCAGCGGCTGCGCCCTGCCAAGGGTGGTGCGGAGCTCGATCTGTTGCTGCGTCGCTATGCGCTGGCGCTGGACGAGGTGCCAGATCCTTATTACGGCGGCCACGAAGGCTTCGAGCAGGTGCTCGACCTGCTCGAGCAAGCCAGCGATGCCCTGCTGGCGGATATCCGGGGGCGCCTGTGA
- the murB gene encoding UDP-N-acetylmuramate dehydrogenase, whose product MSLVLRERYDLSDCNTFGVRAVARWYAEAHDDAEVRQALLEAERLGVALQVLGGGSNIVLTRDQDALVLRMCSRGVRVQADDDERVLIEAEAGEPWHPFVQHCLAAGFSGLENLSLIPGTVGASPIQNVGAYGVEVKDVLHDLTALDRQTGELHVFRREDCAFAYRDSLFKRQPGRFLILRVRFALRRQGPLCLDYGPIRQRLAELGIEQPTAQDVSRVVCAIRSEKLPDPKVLGNAGSFFKNPLVDAAVADRLRAEHPSLVAYPQADGHVKLAAGWLIEQAGWKGYREGDVGVHHLQALVLVNHGQATGEQVIALARRIQGDIAQRFGVELEMEPNII is encoded by the coding sequence GTGAGCCTGGTGTTGCGCGAGCGGTACGACCTGAGCGATTGCAACACCTTCGGGGTACGCGCCGTGGCGCGTTGGTATGCCGAGGCCCATGATGATGCCGAGGTGCGCCAGGCCTTGCTGGAAGCCGAACGCCTGGGCGTAGCGTTGCAGGTGCTGGGGGGCGGTAGCAACATCGTGCTGACCCGTGACCAGGATGCCCTGGTGCTGCGTATGTGCAGCCGGGGCGTGCGGGTGCAGGCCGACGATGACGAACGAGTGCTGATCGAAGCCGAAGCGGGGGAGCCATGGCATCCCTTCGTGCAGCATTGCCTGGCTGCCGGTTTTTCCGGGTTGGAGAATCTCAGCCTGATCCCCGGCACCGTGGGTGCGTCGCCGATCCAGAATGTCGGCGCCTATGGTGTGGAGGTGAAGGATGTCCTGCATGACCTGACCGCCCTCGACCGGCAAACGGGTGAGCTGCACGTTTTCAGGCGTGAAGACTGTGCCTTCGCTTACCGTGACAGCCTGTTCAAGCGCCAGCCAGGACGCTTCCTGATCCTGCGGGTGCGCTTCGCCCTGCGTCGCCAGGGGCCGCTGTGCCTGGACTACGGCCCGATCCGCCAGCGCTTGGCTGAGCTGGGTATCGAACAGCCGACCGCGCAGGACGTCAGTCGTGTGGTATGTGCCATTCGCAGCGAGAAATTGCCCGATCCGAAGGTGCTGGGCAATGCCGGCAGTTTCTTCAAGAACCCGCTGGTTGATGCCGCCGTCGCTGACCGGCTGCGGGCAGAACACCCTTCACTGGTCGCCTATCCACAGGCAGATGGGCACGTGAAGCTGGCCGCAGGGTGGCTGATCGAGCAGGCAGGCTGGAAGGGCTATCGGGAGGGCGATGTCGGTGTGCACCATCTGCAGGCCCTGGTGCTGGTCAACCATGGGCAGGCGACAGGCGAGCAGGTGATTGCCCTGGCCCGCCGCATCCAGGGGGATATCGCACAACGTTTTGGCGTCGAGCTGGAGATGGAGCCGAATATTATCTGA